CTGAATTAGGAAGGTAGCTGCAGTGCAGCAGCAGTGAGTGTAGCAGCGTCAGTGCAGCAGGGACCAGTGAGGAGGGAGTCACATTTAAAAGGGCCGCCTTGATGTGAGAATGGCTGTGGTTGGTTTAGTGTTCTGCATGAACTAACGCTAGGCTTAATTTAATGTTAAGCACAGCAATACGTTAAATATGAATTTAAATCAGGAATGAACTTCACCTACACTCTACGTCAACGAGCAGCATTGTTGAGTTCTGCACTTTTTCTCCAGTCTGTATCTGACAGTAGTAGCTGCCAGAGTCATCAGAGGTAACCTCACTGATGTTCCACACCTGTCCAGTATGTCTCGGGCTGGTGCTAGTGCTCCTGTACCATCTGTAACGGGCCTGTGGGCTGGCCGCTGGGCTGCAGCAGGCCAGGCGTAAGGCCCCGCCCTCTGTGATGTCACTGGACGGACTTGCTGACACTGTGACTGCGCTGGAGGAGTCTGGAGAAAACAAGGGTTAGGAAATCAGGAAAGTGCACTGCATACTTACTTGAGATATTCAAGTACAGTTTGTAGACAAAATTCATCATTTGACTGGTTAGTCAATCCCTGCTTGTATTTCAGCAGGGCAAAATCACAATTGCTTGTTGAGAAATATTGATATACATTGTTTTGTGTCTGCAGACTGTTTCCAGGAGTTTAGTGATTTGTTACCAACAACTGTATAACGCTCTCTGTTTAGGGCCTTGGCCAGGATTTTAGAAATACTGTGGTTAAAGATCCAAACACCTGCCAGATCATTTCAGATTATTTAATCATTTGGGATATTTCTCCCTGTTGAATTCATTTAACTCTACTATTATTATAGTTTCTCCTCTACTGTATATGATAGTCTAAAagctatttatttgtttgtaccCAATCTGAGTTGAAAATCTTTCAGACGAATGCAAATATCCAACTTGTCTCtaataattaatttatattCTCCTGTATTCTACCATGTTTCATTGTTTAGCTCATCCTTATTCACAAAGGATGACACGGCATGgcaagagaaagaaaacaagaaaacaataaCAGTAAGTTGACACGGACGTTTCTCAATGATTtcataataatacatttgtggTGGAACTACACCACACCACACCCTATACACAAAAAAAGATGAGGCTCTAATACCTTAAATTGCTCTAAATcccccttcttcttttttaaagttCAGCGAAGACAAGTTACCAGTTCATCCCTACATGTTTGGATGTGAGTTATTTTCATCATAAATATAGGTCGTTAATTGGAAACATAGAACTGGCCTTTGACACAAGAATGATGTAAAATTGAGTTTATACATTACTTCATTTAAAGTCAGTTGTCAGTTTCAGTTCTACTTCTCATAAATAGCCCAAAGTGTCAAACACAGAGTTGCATTAAGGAAGTGGTTCATACTTGCTAAAACATCAACACTTGTTATCCAATTATAGCAGTAATAAAGTTAGCAAAGTACAAATATTCTTAGTTGTTGAACGAGGGTTCAGTTGAAAACCCCGAAAACAGCTAAAACCTGTATTACTGCTATAAAAGTATTGATATGCATTGTACTATAAATGGATCATGGTTTTGACTGTGTGCTTTCAAATGAAAGAATGACACAGCTGTAGAAAAAAGGGAAGTTCATGTGATGGTCATTGATCATGTAGCCTGTGTAACATATAGAGATGGAACCTTGCTGCGTTTGGGGGCGTGAACCAAAATAATTTACATAAATAAGCGAGTTTTGCCAGAAAAATTCTCTTGTGTGGTTAGGGCACCTTGCTCTTCGGACGCGAGGGTTTCAGTACTTAGAAGTTACTCACGGAATCTACTAGGTTCGGgactttgtattttgttttccttGCTTGTTTCTTAAACAACGACTACCAGAAACCTACAACTCGACACAGTTACTCCCAGGCAGACAGGCATGGGGCACTAGACAGACAAGCAGTAAGACAGTGTGCCAGTGAGACACAAAGGGCAAAACCACCAACATAGAAGAAGGACAAATCAAATGACTGTGGTTTGTCTACTGTGGTTGGTCAGTGCAAACTGAGACTGTCAGTTAAGTTATTCTGAGATAAATGTCAATCATGGGTGAAAATCAAGGCACCATTTAATAAAATCCGCTCCCTTCTTTGCATTTAAAATAACACACTGGCATAAACACCACGTTGGAAAAGAACATATGGATGTATGTGTTGTGATGGTGATGTTGCCATATTAAATCTtgctttacatttcttttttcttaaatgCCTTGCAACTCTACAAATGAGGATCTATTGATTGACGTTTGTGATGATCGTGTTGATTATGATCAGTTGTAGTATTAAAATGAAAGATTCCCACCTGTCACCAGGAGCTGTGTACCGCTCTGCTCTAGCATCTTCTGTGTAGGGTGGCTGGTGATGAGGTAAAACACGTATGTGCCGCTGTCTGACTGCTTCAGATCAGAAATCCTCAGAGAACAGTTTTTTGTTCCTGGTTGTCCCAGGTACTCCACCCTGCTCTGGTAGGATGGATCTGGGAAGACACCGTCACTGTGGAAGACATATCtgagacggacagacagacagacttagATATTTATTTTGTCCAACCCCTGTGCTATTAGTTCTAATATGCTTAAATGAATGGCaggtgtttgtgtgcgttttcAACAATACCTTGGTGTGATGCAGCGACTGTCTTCGAGACACCACATTTCAGACAAAACTTTGTACTTTtgtccttcttctcctccaccctaataaagaaaaataaaggagttgctaaaaatagaaaacaaggaGCTTTAAACTAGGCATAAAGTAGGCTTACTGTAAAATAGCAGATGCTATGTTTGTGTTAACTCTAGATGTTTTAACCACTCCCAAAACTTTAATTGCAAGCTTAAGTTAGTTAGTCATCCTTAATCACCCCTCTGTAGCTGCACATTTCTATTCCTCCTGGTTACAGATATGAGCTCTTGCAGAGGAATTCTTCTGGTTAAAGACACACCGCAGGATGTATTGCTACTGCTAACAATGCCTTCTTTATTGAATTACCTGAGAAGAGAGCCGTCCCTCTTCCTTGGTTTCATTAGAACTTTGGGGGTAGTCATAGGAACAAGGGAGAACCACAGAGGAACCAATAACAGCACAGATAGGACTAGAGGGGAGACCAACTGACCAATCACCTGCAAGAATACCTGAGGGGCAGAGAATATGTGCGAAAATATAGCAAGTTAACCAC
The DNA window shown above is from Perca fluviatilis chromosome 7, GENO_Pfluv_1.0, whole genome shotgun sequence and carries:
- the LOC120561582 gene encoding sialoadhesin-like encodes the protein MGGRVAPSCWLLLTLSLKGILAGDWSVGLPSSPICAVIGSSVVLPCSYDYPQSSNETKEEGRLSSQGGGEEGQKYKVLSEMWCLEDSRCITPRYVFHSDGVFPDPSYQSRVEYLGQPGTKNCSLRISDLKQSDSGTYVFYLITSHPTQKMLEQSGTQLLVTDSSSAVTVSASPSSDITEGGALRLACCSPAASPQARYRWYRSTSTSPRHTGQVWNISEVTSDDSGSYYCQIQTGEKVQNSTMLLVDVEYSPQNTAVSVSPAGELQDGLPVTLTCSSDANPPVRTFTWYQGKACLSTADKSFHRARQSTATPTGRGPTLSSANITTQEYGQHCCVARNRHGSQTDTVTLKGSRATTPSDSSGFRLMLIGVTIVVLLAIVAIVAILLTRRRKSSRHQSYVLTETTAPAH